From Helicoverpa zea isolate HzStark_Cry1AcR chromosome 23, ilHelZeax1.1, whole genome shotgun sequence, one genomic window encodes:
- the LOC124641919 gene encoding facilitated trehalose transporter Tret1-like: MLCVLYLAGIFFIVPETATYQVMAGNKEEAMAILTSLGRKGDIDDVVAAANEKPMSNFEQLTEMFTLKTNRKALFIIIVLNICQQASGVMAIISFVTLIFELTGSNIEAHISTIIIGVTQVFAASIAPVLVDRSGRRILLLVSTAACSISLVALGTYFYMYNTDHPAVDSIQWLSLVSLMLYFIAYFSGFGIIPNTFIGEMFTDNCRSFASTFTVTVGWLFGFAVSSTFGYILAAWGPAVVFWIYAVACAFTFFFSVVFVPETKGKSFLEIQKMLGGK, encoded by the exons ATGCTATGCGTCCTTTATCTGgctggaatattttttatcgtcccTGAAACTGCTACATATCAGGTTATGGCTG GAAATAAAGAAGAAGCGATGGCAATCCTAACATCACTTGGCAGAAAAGGTGACATTGACGATGTCGTTGCAGCAGCCAATGAAAAACCAATGTCTAACTTCGAACAGCTTACAGAAATGTTCACACTCAAAACTAACAGAAAAGCCCTATTCATCATCATAGTTTTGAACATTTGTCAACAAGCAAGTGGTGTTATGGCTATCATTTCATTTGTGACACTCATATTTGAATTAACTGGATCGAATATTGAAGCTCATATATCAACAATTATTATTGGAGTTACTCAAGTATTTGCAGCAAGTATTGCTCCAGTTCTTGTAGACAGAAGTGGAAGAAGAATTTTATTGTTAGTGTCTACGGCTGCTTGTTCAATAAGTTTG GTTGCTCTGGGAACGTACTTCTACATGTACAACACAGATCATCCAGCTGTGGACAGCATACAATGGCTGTCTCTAGTGTCATTGATGCTTTACTTCATTGCCTACTTCAGCG GTTTCGGCATCATCCCCAACACGTTTATCGGGGAGATGTTCACAGACAACTGCAGAAGTTTCGCTTCCACATTCACCGTCACCGTTGGCTGGTTGTTCGGCTTCGCAGTCTCCTCAACCTTCGGGTACATCCTAGCAGCTTGGGGCCCAGCAGTTGTTTTCTGGATATATGCGGTCGCCTGCGCTTTTACATTCTTCTTTAGTGTAGTGTTTGTACCCGAAACTAAAGGAAAGAGCTTCTTAGAAATACAGAAGATGTTAGGTGGTAAATGA